The Nicotiana tomentosiformis unplaced genomic scaffold, ASM39032v3 Un00097, whole genome shotgun sequence genome includes the window gtagtaattttgctctcccaagtaactggcagaacccttgtcaaaatcttctcaactctgtcttcttcagaaataatccttccaagagacttaagttcatttgtcagtgtggtgaaccttgtatacatctcttgtaTGATTTTCCcttccttcatggtgaaattctcatattgagaatatagtagtgttcctcTAGACCTCTTaacttgaggtgttccttcatgggccacttgcaaagtgtcccagaATTATTTAGCAGTGGTGCAACTTTGGATTCTACAATACTCATCTGGaccgagtccacaaacaagccatttcttggcattagcattcttctcccatttcctcaagtcgtcggcagtgcagtcagctcttgtcttttccacctcttctccttcggcatatatcttcatggtagccagtggGCCATCTGTGataatgtcccatagctcatagtcttctcctatgatgtgatctctcatcctgtttttgCACCAAAATTAATAATGGTCGTTGaaaagtggtggcctagcagtggatcgcccttcccagtttccaggtggtgcactcatctcaATCTtatcctaaggtgttagcctcttcaaggataacccgctctgataccaattgatattttaacttcaataccacacaagagagaGGGGGAGGGgtaatttgtgtggtgtccaatttttcgctTAAACTGATTatggaaggacctggttcttctaagtgttcTTTAATCTACTAttgctgaaatagtaaatgcgaaaagtaaagaacacaagtattttacgtggaaaacacctggctcaaaaggtgaaaaatctacgacctacttcccagtaggattttcccaaactcttccactaaatcactgagccaaaaaatgcatttacaaaatacttttgtaaacctacgattaactctaatcccgttgtggcaaacatcctctaactgttgcgacaacttcaagttaactctaacttgaatactctgagtacctattacaattgcctctagataaagctgaaaggtacaatatgaaaatacctactacaattgaactagaataaaagacagacacttggagctggttcttctatttggttcatgtagcttcaggtttgcacacttgaatcacacacgaattgctGCAAAATGCCTTATtatattttgctctcaattcacattTAACTTTTGCTTTTGTGCATCCCTGTAGAATGAAAACATattgcgatttatagagttagtagagtagaaaataactagagttctaatgctactcttcttTGGTGGAAGAGATCTAATTGatttcaacttctaactcctcccttatcttggatagtgttctctttgagtaaggagtccttctccttctcaattatgtaacattttcgatcaggagatatcaattaTACAGAGTTAAGCTTATATCCTTCACGTGCTTTCCACAtactcgaatctgcccgtgtctatgcacacaagggatggacctggttcatgcctgagtatcctttgtcaatcttcaaaactaaccttcacttaggccaacaagAGAGGAATCAGAAGTGAAGTTACTCATAAATTTGACTCGTGTTTTACTTAGTTACCGTAGCCCTTATATTTACACTATGCAATTTACCCTTattatttgatttattttcaAGTCACTGTCATAAACAATTACTATACCGGAGACGGACTAATGTACCGAAATGACTAGAAGTAAACGGCTTATGGAAGCTGATTAGCTGAAATCAGAAAAATAACTCCATTTGGGACAAACAACATGATTTTAACATGTCAAGAAAGAAGAACCCTCGCGCAATAGCACATGGCTAACCAACTTGTCAAAATTCAAATAAGACGATCCATCTGGAGAAGAGATAGTTTCTTCTGTCAACTTCTTCCACTTCAAtgcattttctttcatctctatACCTTTTTCTCCGATCATCAGCTCTTTAACAAGTTCTTCTATCACTTTCCTCTTCACATTGCTATCAATTTCCATTCCTACACCCAAGCAATTACAAATAAACCAACAATTTGTTTGTTGATCTGCAAAGAAAGGCCAACACAACATTGGCACACCAAATGATATACTTTCAAAAGTCGAATTCCATCCACAGTGCGTTAAAAATCCTCCTATTGACGGGTGACTTAAAACTTGTTCTTGAGGGCACCAACCACCTAGTAAACCTCTTTCCTTAGTCTCCCCGAGAAATTCAGGAGGCAAAATGACAGAATCACCCTTGACTATATCCGATCTAATAATCCACAAAAAATTCAATTTGGTATTAGCAAGTCCCCATGCAAACTCAACTAGCTGCTCGGGGGTCAATACAGTAATACTTCCAAAATTCACATATACAACTGAATTTGGTTTTTTAGTATTAAGCCATTGGAGACAGTGAGTATCTTCTTTCCATAGATTTGATCCAATTGATTTCAAATCTTCGTCTTGAGTTAAATTATTCAAGAAAGAGTGAAAGGGTCCAAGAGTATAAACCGCTGGGAACATGGTCGAAATAGGCTTCAGAACATCAATTTCTAGTGCATCGAAAGTGTTCAAAATGAGTGCTGAGGCTTTAGGAATTTTGTCCAAGATTTCTTCCATTATAAATTTGATTACCATATAGCTAGGTTCGTCGACTGTGGCTCTAATGAAGCTTGGCAGATTTTTAAGACGGATGCCTTCCATGCCTGGTATCCAATCTATAGTGGTGTCTAAATGGCCGCTGGTCAAATAACTATGATCTGAAATTAAACCAATAAAAAGAAACTGTAACTAATTTCC containing:
- the LOC104113244 gene encoding 7-deoxyloganetin glucosyltransferase-like — its product is MGTINQIEQSMSKPHAVCIPFPAQGHINPMLKLAKLLHLRGFHISFVNTEFNHRRLLKSRGPSALSGLPSFHFESIPDGLPPSNEDATQDVPSLCESCKKLCLAPFRKLVTRLNNSLNFPPVSCIVSDAGMSFTHEVSKELGIPNVAFWTASGCALWAFLQYPKLVEEGYCPLKDHSYLTSGHLDTTIDWIPGMEGIRLKNLPSFIRATVDEPSYMVIKFIMEEILDKIPKASALILNTFDALEIDVLKPISTMFPAVYTLGPFHSFLNNLTQDEDLKSIGSNLWKEDTHCLQWLNTKKPNSVVYVNFGSITVLTPEQLVEFAWGLANTKLNFLWIIRSDIVKGDSVILPPEFLGETKERGLLGGWCPQEQVLSHPSIGGFLTHCGWNSTFESISFGVPMLCWPFFADQQTNCWFICNCLGVGMEIDSNVKRKVIEELVKELMIGEKGIEMKENALKWKKLTEETISSPDGSSYLNFDKLVSHVLLREGSSFLTC